A window of Clostridium taeniosporum genomic DNA:
ATATGCTATAAGATAATGGCATCATAATTATAGTTAAAAATGCTGGTATAGCTTCTGTAAAATCTGAAATATTTATTTCCTTTATTGGTTCAATCATAAACAATCCAACAAGCACTAATGCTGAACAAGTAACAGCAGGTGTAATTGAAGCAAATATAGGTGAAAATAATAAAGCTAATCCAAACATTATTGCTGTAGAAACAGCTGTTAAGCCTGTTCTTCCACCTTCTGCAACTCCTGATGCACTTTCTACAAAAGTACTAACTGTGCTTGTACCAACACATGCTCCAAATGTAGTTCCTATTGCATCTGCAAAAAGAGCTTTCTTTATATTTGGAACTTTTCCGTTTTCATCTAACATTTTTGCCTTAGTTGTTACTCCAACTAAAGTTCCTATTGTATCAAACATGTCCATAAAAAGTAATGTAAATAATACAATAACCATATCTAAAGAAAATATATTATGCCATTCAAATTTAAATAATACTGAACTAATTGATGGTGGTGCACTCATTATACTCGTTGGAATTGGAGTAATTCCAAATGGAATTCCTATTACAGCAGTAACAATCATTCCTATAAATAAAGCACCTTTTATATTCTTTGCTAAAAGAATTCCAGTAATAACTATACCTATTATAGCAAGTAATGCTGTTCCACTTGTTATATTTCCAAGAGCAAGAATTGTTGAGTTATCTTTTGGATGCACTATAACCCCAGCACCTTCAAGACCTATTAAAGCAATAAGTAAGCCGATTCCTACTGAAATTGCT
This region includes:
- a CDS encoding NCS2 family permease; its protein translation is MKKIFEENGMLDKYFGLTKNKTNVKTEIVAGITTFMTMAYILIVNPSILSAAGMDNGAVFTATALSAVVATLIMGLYAKLPFAQAPGMGLNAFFAFTIVLSMGYSYQFALTAVFLEGIIFILLTLFNVREAIVDSIPGNIKKAISVGIGLLIALIGLEGAGVIVHPKDNSTILALGNITSGTALLAIIGIVITGILLAKNIKGALFIGMIVTAVIGIPFGITPIPTSIMSAPPSISSVLFKFEWHNIFSLDMVIVLFTLLFMDMFDTIGTLVGVTTKAKMLDENGKVPNIKKALFADAIGTTFGACVGTSTVSTFVESASGVAEGGRTGLTAVSTAIMFGLALLFSPIFASITPAVTCSALVLVGLFMIEPIKEINISDFTEAIPAFLTIIMMPLSYSISDGIVFGVISYILIKIFTGKFKDVNLTTVIVGLVFILKFLI